DNA from Cheilinus undulatus linkage group 20, ASM1832078v1, whole genome shotgun sequence:
CTACTGGCTGGTGTTTACGGCAAAACAGTACGTCTCCGTAAAATGTCCCATAGAAACATAAGACAATGATTCAACGTTCCGCTTTGATCATTGGCGCGATACCGCCATCCTGTGGTTCACAGAATAAACGTTTATTCAGGCTATGTTTACAGTTATCTGGGAGAACTGCAGCAGTGGGGTAAGATGATTTCTGCTTTTCGagaaagctttttaaaaaatccttattaagactattacaatttttttttttaccataccGTGCAAACTcatatgcatttttaaatagacagaaatttatttcaaatatctTTACACAGTGCAGAATGGTAATACAAGAACAACAATCTTacacaaaatagaaaataaagtgCAACACAACAGATTCACATGCAACAATTTGGTTTGCATATCCaaaaataagtgggagaaaagcACCCTTATGTAATCCAAACCCCTTCTCCATAATTCATTGATCATTAATTATTCACCTTCCTTCCATAAATCTAAAACTAcataatattttattataattattataattttaataTGATCTAAATATATAGCAACATATCTTATTCAGTCAAATATATCATTTTGTACTATTACATTATGTATTCAAGTACCTTTACTAAAATATAACCAATGATAGACAAATtcttttatcaaaataaaagttcattactgattattgcacatttatcaaatatatatttagatATGAATGTATGATTATATTAAGTGcagtttttaaagaacaaatctTTAACAATACTTTGTGGTCAGAAattgttcattaaaaaaataatataaacatatttatgataaaaaacATTAATCATCATTACCGCACCCCATCCAAAAAACGCAAAAGTCACACATACAGTCTTGTACACTATCAAATGATGAGGAGGCATAcagatctaaaaataaaattcaatcaaGACGCCCTGGTCAAGGAAGCACAAACATATCATCAAGGCTGATCCTGATAATAAACGCACACTTTACATAATGGAATTGTACATAAGCAATCACTAGAAGGCAAGTACAGAATGCAATCAACgtaaatgcttttaaaatgattccAAATGTTGCAAAAGGAACCCACATTTCCTTCCATTGGAGCTGGCACTTCAAATTACCagtgtgccatttttttttgtgaataacTGAAACCAGCTCATGCAATGAGTTTCTGAAGCACAGTCAAGTTGGTGTCTTCCAGTTTTTTAGAATAATTTTTTTCGGCAACACCATACCCCTTAaaagaaatggttgaaaatatCGTGGATAGTAAAAGAATAATGAGACAGgaagtaaaaattaaagatcCAGTGATAGTTGAACACCCACTCCATCCCTGTACCTTGTAAAATTTATAGCTTTGTACCTCCATTTTAAACGGATCATGTTTGGACATTGAgatcagaaacacaaaaattttTCTTAACTGCGCAAAAgcaaacagttttaaatgtacAAGGCCCCCTTAGGGTATAGTTACATTCTCTTTCTGATAACATATTTAGTATAGTTTTAGGCTGTTGCTTATTTTTAGCCTTAAATATAATTTGTGCTGTTTGACATTCAACTAGATCTGGAGGTTTTAACATTTTCGACTGTAGGAATGACTTAGTGTGATCATGATCATCAGCATTGTGAATGATCTGTATTGCTCTTGTTTGATCATTTTGACAATTGGTGGATGTATTGTAATTTCATAGTTATTTCCCCAGATGTCTTGACAGTAGCTTATATGGGATGAAACCTGTGAACACCAAAGAATGGGTAGTGTTTTTCAATCTAGAaccagtttttttgttttaaaacctGCAATGCTTCCTTGGATTGTAAATGTGTAGTGTGAGATTGCCAGTTTTCATCTGCTGTCCCAAggaatttatttttcaacagctctttcaaaataaacatcttCTATTTGattgtttaaatttatttttattttaaagttctCAAATAGCATCAttatttttgattcatttattaataataatttatttctaTCAtaccacatttttaatttcctcATTTCTTAGAGGATGTCCTCCACCCAAAACTCTAAATTATTTCCAGAGCAAAAAATATCAGTGCCATCAGCAAACAAAACAAGCTTCAGAGCCTGACCCTTTGCTAAAAAAATCTAAGTTTTGACAAAATGTAAGTCTAAAGTAAGTTTATCCACTGTAACTTTACAAATGATTGGGGATTTTTTTGAGCAGGTGTTTCACAGCCTGGCTGCTGACATCAGATATCCATTTTATAACACTAAGACAGATTTACTAGACATAAAAAGGGGCATAAAACTAGTTTTTAGCTCAgaagtttctttattttaatcagACAGTGAAGCTCAGTACAGTTTTCTATGCATGTTTATAgctgatttaaataaataaataaatacatggatAAATAAACACTCTAGAGGGAACACAAAACTCACAGATACAAGTGAACAATATAACAATCTCTTCAGAACAGTGCTCCACAGCAGGTTAAACAGCCACCTGCTCAGTCACTGTGTGTTTTGAAgtcacagcagctgcagcagagcagacatGTGCTGTTTCACCTCTCCTGGGTCAGCCAGTGCACAGGCCAGGACCACCCCCCTCATCCCAGACTTCATTCGAGAGGAAGGGAAGATCTAAAGCATAtataataatgcatttaaacCATGTGCTTTTATGCCTGAAGTGCATATCAAACAATCAAAAAGCTACCATACCTTGATATGAATTTTGCATCTCTCCAAGAGAAATTTCCATTTCATTGCAGTCCGCCCGTCATCAGTCAAGCTGGTAAACTCCTCTGTCTTCAGCAGATGACATGGGAGGGCTGTTAGTCTAGTTAAACATGAGCTGGAGCAGGAGTTATGCAAAATCTGCAGTAGGTTTAAATCTTTCTGTGAGGTATAACTGACCGAGCAGCCAAGTACTTTCTCAGCAACAGGGCTTCTAAGGGTGCAGGCGTGCAGGGTGCCAGTGTGGTCTGTGAAGTCCACAAACAGATCGAATCCTATGGAGGCTGAAAAGATCTGATCCCTCCCTGGACACAGCTGGTTGCTGCAGCTCTCCGCATCTTCTGTCACCTGAAACTTGCACCTGGAGCTGAGATGACAGAGACAACCTCATAACTGTCAGAAAAGGGAGGTGCAACATCAGATTTGAAGAGTTAACGGCATCTATATAATAAATTACTCACTCTACATGAGTTTTAAAACTTACCAGCGTGTCCTGATGACTTTAGAAACAGAGGAGTCCAGATCAAGCTTGGAGATAAAGCTGTACGTGATGCCAAAGAAAGCTTCAGGAGTCTCCTGGGCTTTTTGCTTCAGCTGGCTCACTGTGTACACGTCAGTGATGGACTCCACTGAAGAGACACAAAGCAGAACCAAAGATTTATTAATTCTTTGAAAAACAGCCAATGATACTGGCAGGGtcattacaaaataaatatatcatCTTAACTATAAACCATTATTCAATTTGATCTGTAAGGTGACCATGTCCAATATCAAACATACAgccatggacgaaagtattagcacccctggaatttttccagaaaatacaccatttctcccagaaattgttgcaataacaaatgtttttggtattcatgtgtttattgcctttatgtgcattggaacaacacaaaaagccgaagaaaaaagacaaaattgacataactttacacaaaactcaaaaaatgggccagacaaaattattggcaccctttaaaaactgtgggtaaatcattttatttcaagcatgtgatgctcatttaaactcacctgtggcagtaacaggtgctggcaatataaaaatcacacctgaagccagttagaatgtctaaaacttgactcaacctttgtgttgtgtgcctgtgtgtgtcacaccaagcatggagaagagaaagaagagcccagaattgtctgaggacttaagaaacaaaattgtggaaaaatatgaacaatctcaaggtcaAAAGACCAGTTCCAGAGATCTTGACATTCCTTtttccactgtgcgtaatataatcaagaagtttacaaCCCATGGAACTTGGGCTAATCACCCTGgatgtggatggaagagaagaactgacaaaagaatgcaacgcaggatagttggaatggtggataaacatcctcagtcaacttccacacaaattcaggctgtcctgcagactcagggtgcaaaagtgtcagctcgcaCCATACatcgtcatctgaatgagatgaagtgctatGGCAGAACACCGAGGAGAAACCCACTGCTGACAGAGAGACATAAAaaaccagactggagtttgcaaaaatgtacctgagtaagcctcaatccttctgggagaacattttgtggacagatgagactaaggtagaactttttggaaaacaaagtcattctactgtttacagaaaacagaacaaggcctacaaagaaaagaacacagtacctacagtcaaacatggtggaggttcaaggatgttttggggttattttgctgcctctggcactgggtgccttgactgtgtgcaaggaatcatgaaatctgaagactatcaaaaaaatttgggccacaatgtagggccttttgtcagaaagctgggtctgcgtcagaggtcatgggtgttccagcaggacaatgaccccaaacatacctcaaaaagcaccaagaaatggttggagacaaagcactggagagttctgaagtgtcCAGCTATgggtctggatctaaatcccattgaacacctatgaagagatcttaaaaatgctgttgcaagaagcacccttcaaatctgagagacctggagcagtttgcaaaagaagagtggtccaaaaatccagttgagaggtgtaagaagcttgttgatggttataggaagtgattggtttcagttatttttctccaagggtgtgcaaccaaatattgaGGGTGCAAATAATTTTATCTGgctcattttttgagttttgtgtaaaattatgtcaattttgtcttttttctttggattttttgtgttgttccaatgaacacaaaggcaataaacacatgtataccaaaaacatttgtaattgcaacaatttctgggagaaatagtgtattttctggaaaaattccaggggtgccgatactttcgtccatgactgtaaatacTGCAATCTGAAGCATCTGTAGCAGACTTAGCTCAAAGCTAAATTGAATACAATTTAGTTTATATCTAGTCAATCTAAAAAGCATATCTGAAACATCAGTTGCCCAACGAGCTGCACAggcttaaaaatgataaaaacattcatataaacagaataaaaagagcaataaaaacattaaaaatcacatGCAATGGTCAGAAAATGCAGAGCATGGGAGatttcttggtatgctggaCCAGGACTGAATTTTCTGACTTTATGTACAATTTATGAAATGTCCAATAGTTTATGACAAAGAACGTTTTTGCTATAAACACCCATgtgtgctgagctgattctaaGTATTTAATAATGGAATATTTTTTCGTTTTTTGTCATGGAAGAGCTGTTATATTAAAGGTGACTTTCAAGAATTTTAAGCAGGCAGCTTGGCAGCTCAGATGTTAGGGAACTTGACTAGAGTTTTACAACAGTACAAAGTTTATTTAATCACAGGGTGTAGCCTACTCCTCCAGGAAGTTCTGAGCATCCAACACTGAATTCCTTgaattttggggaatatttATGAAACTAATTGTGGAGAAAACCCAGTTACAAATACAAAATCACTGAATAGCAATCAAAAAGGAACATAATCTCTTTTATACAGCTCACAGTAAAGTTAGCTTGATTTGGGGATTTGACAGttggagctatgtagctaatgggctaagctcacaaagcagctatgtaaaatGTGTATTGTTATCTGCACAGCTAAGTAAGCTTGAGGTACGttcgctaaagctaacattgaaaaagctaacacagctatagataatgtagctaacagagctacatagctaaagtcTATCTCTTTGTAAAATACGTAAATATGTTTTCTACGAAGCTActttaactttagctacatttgctaaagctaacttaactacattggtttacatagctagcatagttatgttagctttagctaaagcaagcTATTATTTATCTACTTTCTAAAATTGATCTATGCATACTtaaatcctggattagacctttgaccttctcctgtttattcatgaaatttttcttagtctgtgatgtttgcaatgtggttatttcatgaatgtaaccgCCAggctttatgaataaagttgaattttgaaaaaagaaactcGAAAGCAGGAAATATGTTGTGCAAATTGCAGCGCAGCTGTTAATTGTGATGTGGACACACACATTTAACAAAGAAGGATTAAAATAAAAGGTTAGCTGGAAAACAGAGATGAGTTTAAGACACAGTCAATGTGCCTTATAAAATTCAAGACCTCTCGCtggtaaaaataagactttttaaagtccTTAAGATGTTTCAAGGATCTGTAGGAAAGCTGACAGTGGTGCCAGAACTTGcagtgctttaaaaacaaattaaagaatCTTAAAGTAGACAtactaagtcatattttaacacttGCATACAATGCTACAATGTTGAGGATCCTTTCTAACCATACCGATTTCATTTTATCAAGAGACATGCGTCTTTCCATAAACCCTGCAAACGAGATTACTGGCCTCCCTAAACAGCTCGTTGCGAGACTTGATAAGAGCTGACGTCAGCTCGTTTTCTGGCTTCCCCATTGGACGGCTCTGAGCATAGATgactcccctcccctcctccaaCAGGTGGCTCTCAGACCTGCCCTCCCTGCAGCTCGTTctcagccacgccccctcccCATCGCTGTATACACCGCTGCTGTTGTTTGGATTCTTGCTCTCATGTGGATTTATTCCGGTCAACATGTCTTCTAAACTTATTCGTGTTTTTTTGGTTGTGACGATAAATCTACTCTGTATGCGCTCCAGAAGGAcgaaagcagcagaaaacagtGGGAATTGTTTGTCTCATCGAGCCGGCCGCCTGCgaactttttttctctgtgctcGTCACTTCACCGACGATTGTTTCGTCAATAAAGGACAGTAAGACGCTGATTTGCTTCTAATCTGCTGCGaaaacatggagctgttcccTCTGTAAAGATCGCACAGAGAGACTTAGAACCACAAGCTGTAAGTCACTTTATAACATTACTTTAAAACGAGCCATGGGAAGCTAATGTGTGCTAAACTTTTTCATCAGTTGTTTTCATAACTATCCGCCCTTTTACCCAAAACTATGCCATGAAACGTTGTGTACCTTTACATTACTAAGTCTTGACTTGTGCTTATTAAAAGCCCAATGAGTAACTAAGCAAAACTCGGTGATCAGTGGGCCAAGAAAACAGTTCGGCCCATTATTCAGCTCCAAGGATGCTTTGACCAAGCTGGCCAAACAGAGAACGGTAAGGTCACGGACATCGCTGAGTCTTAAAGAGACAGGACTGAAACGGAGCGTTTTCAGCAGCAGGTGAGATCTGCTGAAAATAGGGGTTTTCCTATCACCAGAATAAGAGTGAGGCGTTTTTTTGAGCTGCACATCATAAGTAACTATTCTAAAGGTGTCCCAAAATGACAtacttaaaaggaaaaaggggtaaaatatgtctcctttaaagcAGATGCTGAAGCTGGCAGGAAGCCAGTGGACTAAACTGGTTTTGTTTCATCTCTGTGAGAAGACATGCGGCTGCATTCTTGACCAGCTATGGGTGACGAAAGACCGATCAATACTGATGTGCAATAAATTACAATAATCCAAATGAGAGACTATAAACATGCTGAAAACTCCTTCAAAGTCGTTTGGAATGAGATAGGGCCTAACCTGCAAATCAGTGAAAAACCTAAGATTGATATTTTTTGGGAATGATGCAGTTCTGTTTGGTGCAATCTGTGGACAGGAAGACAAAATCTGGAAAATCATAAGATCTAATTAGGAACCAAACATATCTGAAAGAGAATATTCCTCCCTGAAACCTACCAGGCATATCTTCAGGTTTCTCATCTTGATCCAGAGCTCCAGACTCAGACACTTCCTTAGCGTAGCTGTACAGCAGGCTGGCCTCTCTAGTGTCTGAGGAGAGATTAGGATTGACAGACAGCAACAAACAGACGCTGTTCAAATTGTAAAACACGAAGATATTTCCCTTCTTGTTTTATATGTGAACCTCTCCAAAAATAGCATTGATACCTTGTGTTTGCATAGTTAAAATTGGTTTCATATCTTATGTTTTTATGAATGGTGCTGTGATGTCTTACCAGGATTGACAGTGATAATGGTTTTCAAGTTAGCAGTTGCTGTCATGCCTTTTCGGAAGCTGTCAAAGCTAATCTTTGCATCGGCTATAAAGAGAACtttgaataaagaataaaagttaaaacaacagaaagtaATCCGAAACATAAACACTCTGTTACATCTCAGATATCCAGCTCCGTGTTTCTCCTCAGTACAGTATTCTAATGCGACATGACAGGCTGGAATAACAGTTAAATAAAGATTCATTTTGTGGCTGAGAATGAGCCGCAGCTGTTAACCTACCCGTCTCCTTCGGTATCAGCGCCTGAACGAGCTGAATGGTTTCTCTGTCCCAGCTGTGAGGGATACAGAGGTCAGCAATTGAAAATAAAGTACATGTGGAGTTCAGCAGGTTAATTTGAAGCTTCATGTCACCAGAGAAAATTTATGGTAACTTAAAGATGTACAGTGGTGATCCAAAGGCTAAATGAGCTGGAGCACGGTACAAAAGCAACAACAGCAAtaaatctttattcattttccaAATAAGTAACGAGTGTGACGCACCAGACGAGAGGGAAGGAAGAGACGGAGTCATCGAAGAGCTTCACTTCCAGTCGCTGACCTCTACGTCCGTCTGAAGTGGTGAACTCCTTCAGCTCTCCAATCTGCGAATGTAAACGCAACCATATAAAGTTCCAATCAAAATAGCTTGCTTTACTTTGAGAAATGCAGGAACATAAAGTGGCCTCTTTGTGAACTCTCAGCCTTTATGGCTGCTATGGTGTGTAGGAATGCTCAGGGCAAAGAAGCACACCACCATGTAAACACACTAATCAAACAGGCACAATGTAGGCTGTTAGGAAATTCACAAGATATGAATTGATATACTTAATTTTAAACTTGTTTAAACATAAGAAATATTTATCACTGTTGTTAAATGACCTACTCTGTGCTTATCAGGCCTCAGTGACACTCTTCTTGAATGGCTTTTGTAAGGCTAAATCACACAAAAGTTCAACAACCCAGGCCTGCatgatttttgcaaaaatattttcacaattattttgatCGACACTGAGATCACAGTTATCAGTATTGATTATTTACTGATTCAAGAACTTGTTTATATTGTTTAAggctcattttaaaaataaacaccatAAAATCCAAACCAGTTTATAAGCCAAACTTTGAAAGCCTGTTTTCCACCTGCAAAGCATGCTACTGcttatacagtgcctataaaaagtattcacccccttggatgctttaccattttatttattttataaatcaatcatggtcaatataatttggttcTTAAAGgttctttgatgtcaaagtgaaaacagatttctacaaggccatatcatttaaataatcaaatttgAGGTTACCGATTTCACTGCTGCCAGGATATTCAGCACTGTGCTGTCCAGACTTTGCCCGTTGGCCAAAATGTCTCCAAGAGAGTAAAAATCTCTGGAGTCCTTGACTGGCAGATGGATCAGAGGCAGAAGCCTGTCGATGGTGTCTGTGTCAGCACACAGATGGACCTGAGAGTGAGTCTCCGACACCAGCAGCCTGTAGGGGCTGAGAAAGCAGGAACAGAATATCATTAATTACACACTGTTGCATCATATAGTATATTACACAGCATTACGACTTGTAGACCTTTCTGCCAGGATCTAAAACACTTTTCTCTTAAAATAGTTCTCATTACCTTGGTGTTGTAGGACAGAATCTGTCTCctttctctgaatctttgctGGAAACCAAAGGATTCTCAATGGCAACTTGAAAAacgaaaagaaaataaactgtgCATgatccactttttaaaatcaaaatgtatgACCTAAATGGTTTTGATTCCCCTTGGCCCAAGTTTGATGTTCCTGTCTTGCAAGTCACAAAATAATCTATTTGCCCCTGTTGACCGTTCTCTGAATTTTTCTACTTGAAGCCAAATTTACCTTATCGTCTTCCCATTGTATGAAATTTTCTGCTTCAAGTGCCATAAACAACTTAGAACCCCTACCAGTAAAATAAGATTTTCAAAGATATTTCAGGGGCTTACAAATCCAGTTTAAAACGtttaaagcactgatcatcaacctgctgcctgagggccaaatcaggcccccgaagatcattaaattcagaaaaggagaaaaagatgtGGTTTTATAAGTATCTTTAggcttcaaatgtctgcagctgttaaacccACCCCAAAAACGATTAATATTGAAAAAGTATGAGTATGActtaacatttgtttttacaaaaattcacttgtcagccggTACTGGTGAATATATTTGagatatatattttaaaaatgggttaaggcTGGcggaaatgtggcaaaaatacccagataaagtgatgaaaaggggttagggagtggcaaaaatgggtaataaGTAACAAAATGGGTTGGTGAATGGcacaaaagggcaaaaattgggaggaaaaaattgtgaaaagaggttaaaatgtggaaaaaattggtaaaagtgaaaaagggtgcaaaaagtatcaaaatggttttaaagttgaaaaactggtgcaaaaacagtatgaaaagaggttaaaaaaatgcaaaatagatgaaaagtggcaaaagggatAGTGGAGTGGTAATAATGGAGTGGCacagaatggcaaaa
Protein-coding regions in this window:
- the meiob gene encoding meiosis-specific with OB domain-containing protein isoform X2 — encoded protein: MAAQTYIAISELHPNFSHPKLAGIIIGKSDIKSFPDRKNIGEDRYTFSFTVRDSHDFFINVTAWGHDAYIIGLANSFSIGDCVAIENPLVSSKDSEKGDRFCPTTPSPYRLLVSETHSQVHLCADTDTIDRLLPLIHLPVKDSRDFYSLGDILANGQSLDSTVLNILAAVKSIGELKEFTTSDGRRGQRLEVKLFDDSVSSFPLVCWDRETIQLVQALIPKETVLFIADAKISFDSFRKGMTATANLKTIITVNPDTREASLLYSYAKEVSESGALDQDEKPEDMPVESITDVYTVSQLKQKAQETPEAFFGITYSFISKLDLDSSVSKVIRTRCSRCKFQVTEDAESCSNQLCPGRDQIFSASIGFDLFVDFTDHTGTLHACTLRSPVAEKVLGCSTEEFTSLTDDGRTAMKWKFLLERCKIHIKIFPSSRMKSGMRGVVLACALADPGEVKQHMSALLQLL
- the meiob gene encoding meiosis-specific with OB domain-containing protein isoform X1, with the protein product MAAQTYIAISELHPNFSHPKLAGIIIGKSDIKSFPDRKNIGEDRYTFSFTVRDSHDFFINVTAWGHDAYIIGLANSFSIGDCVAIENPLVSSKDSEKGDRFCPTTPSPYRLLVSETHSQVHLCADTDTIDRLLPLIHLPVKDSRDFYSLGDILANGQSLDSTVLNILAAVKSIGELKEFTTSDGRRGQRLEVKLFDDSVSSFPLVCWDRETIQLVQALIPKETVLFIADAKISFDSFRKGMTATANLKTIITVNPDTREASLLYSYAKEVSESGALDQDEKPEDMPVESITDVYTVSQLKQKAQETPEAFFGITYSFISKLDLDSSVSKVIRTRCSRCKFQVTEDAESCSNQLCPGRDQIFSASIGFDLFVDFTDHTGTLHACTLRSPVAEKVLGCSVSYTSQKDLNLLQILHNSCSSSCLTRLTALPCHLLKTEEFTSLTDDGRTAMKWKFLLERCKIHIKIFPSSRMKSGMRGVVLACALADPGEVKQHMSALLQLL